Proteins co-encoded in one Azospirillum brasilense genomic window:
- a CDS encoding DUF5672 family protein, which produces MVRIEDCTLVFADTANHALVEMAIRDSIAACRFSSVLLLSDRDPKIPGVDFHRIAPINDIDDYSDTINVRLRRLVTTGHVLVAQWDGFIADPQAWTEEFRAFDYIGARWGWYDDGMTVGNGGFSLRSAALLDRLRDLPFEAGIPEDHVICRTERPALEKAGIRFAPEAVADRFAFERTPVPGPAFGFHGLFNFGKVLGDRALEERIEVMDGPLLDRREYTDLMTSLALSGRKAPFASMVRKLVARRDETFLRSQITEWTAGAARDYALALADAVQTTAAPGSRWPAVAAPQRRQPKIYDCFTFHNELDLLELRFRELYDTVDQFVIVEAKQTFTGAPKPLHFMEERHRFLPFLDKVKLVVAPDFPETDNPWVRERAQRNAIALGLDKVEPDDIVIISDVDEILRARSVASLRDSPAMIAGFRVPCFYFKFNFMNVEGENFDIVPIAVRGLMAKTTTPQQIRECRGALDRYTPETRPPYVDILPHAGWHFSYIGDDAFIRHKIRSFAHQELNRDDILHGIDVPRFLAEGSDIFNRPGYRWQSVELNDYFPAVLLAERERWADFIAEEVGGRVTWK; this is translated from the coding sequence ATGGTGAGGATCGAGGACTGCACGCTGGTGTTCGCCGACACGGCGAACCACGCCCTGGTCGAGATGGCCATCCGGGACAGCATCGCCGCCTGCCGCTTCTCCAGCGTCCTGCTGCTCTCCGACCGCGACCCGAAGATCCCCGGCGTCGATTTCCACCGCATCGCCCCGATCAACGACATCGACGATTATTCGGACACGATCAACGTCCGCCTGCGCCGGCTGGTGACGACGGGCCATGTCCTGGTCGCGCAGTGGGACGGCTTCATCGCCGATCCGCAGGCCTGGACGGAGGAGTTCCGCGCCTTCGACTACATCGGCGCCCGCTGGGGCTGGTACGACGACGGTATGACGGTGGGGAACGGCGGCTTCTCCCTGCGCTCCGCCGCCCTGCTCGACCGGCTGCGCGACCTACCCTTCGAGGCCGGCATTCCCGAGGACCACGTCATCTGCCGGACCGAGCGCCCGGCGCTGGAGAAGGCCGGCATCCGCTTCGCCCCGGAGGCCGTGGCCGACCGCTTCGCCTTCGAGCGGACGCCGGTGCCGGGGCCGGCCTTCGGCTTCCACGGCCTGTTCAACTTCGGCAAGGTGCTGGGCGACCGCGCGCTGGAGGAGCGGATCGAGGTCATGGACGGCCCGCTCCTCGACAGGCGGGAGTACACGGACCTGATGACCAGCCTCGCGCTGTCCGGACGCAAGGCGCCCTTCGCCTCCATGGTCCGCAAGCTGGTGGCGCGGCGGGACGAGACGTTCCTGCGCTCCCAGATCACCGAATGGACGGCCGGTGCCGCGCGGGATTATGCGCTGGCCCTGGCCGACGCCGTGCAGACGACGGCGGCGCCGGGATCGCGCTGGCCGGCGGTGGCCGCGCCGCAGCGCCGCCAGCCGAAGATCTACGACTGCTTCACCTTCCACAACGAACTCGACCTTCTGGAGCTGCGCTTCCGCGAGCTGTACGACACGGTCGACCAGTTCGTGATCGTCGAGGCCAAGCAGACCTTCACCGGCGCGCCCAAACCCCTGCATTTCATGGAGGAGCGCCACCGCTTCCTGCCCTTCCTGGACAAGGTGAAGCTGGTCGTCGCCCCGGACTTCCCGGAAACCGACAATCCCTGGGTGCGCGAGCGGGCGCAGCGGAACGCCATCGCGCTCGGGCTGGACAAGGTGGAGCCGGACGACATCGTCATCATTTCGGACGTGGATGAGATCCTCCGCGCGCGGTCGGTCGCGTCGCTGCGCGACAGTCCGGCGATGATCGCGGGATTCCGCGTGCCGTGCTTCTACTTCAAGTTCAACTTCATGAACGTCGAGGGCGAGAATTTCGACATCGTCCCCATCGCCGTCCGCGGCCTGATGGCTAAAACGACCACGCCTCAGCAGATCCGCGAATGCCGCGGCGCTCTGGACCGCTACACGCCCGAGACGCGCCCGCCCTATGTGGACATCCTGCCGCACGCGGGCTGGCATTTCTCCTACATCGGCGACGACGCCTTCATCCGGCACAAGATCAGGAGCTTCGCGCACCAGGAACTGAACCGCGACGACATCCTCCACGGCATCGACGTGCCCCGCTTCCTGGCGGAAGGCAGCGACATCTTCAACCGTCCCGGCTACCGCTGGCAGTCCGTGGAGTTGAACGACTATTTCCCGGCGGTCCTGTTGGCCGAACGCGAACGCTGGGCGGACTTCATCGCCGAGGAGGTCGGCGGCCGGGTCACCTGGAAATAG
- a CDS encoding long-chain fatty acid--CoA ligase: MTEARLVEELLAFIAAGEADEEAFNRMALAVFAHQFETNAPYRRFATQRARTLRTVKSWRDVPAVPISAFKDLTLSGRPPEECPHVFMTSGTTKGVRGKSHHPTLAVYDRSMTVNFRRRFMGEFDRLRMGILFPTEQAMPNSSLAHYLALARSAFGTAESRYFVSDAGLDVDGAIAELSRAEETGEPYALLGASFSVVHLMDALAERGRSFALPAGSRILDTGGFKGQSREMAAEEFYSRLSATFGVPRRLCINMYGMTELSTQFYDDGNEACPSVKSGPHWIRSRVINPLTGQEVPRGSVGVLVHHDLAHFNCASAILTEDAGVEVDGGFQLLGRADGADAKGCSMAVEDFLKAARAS, encoded by the coding sequence GTGACCGAAGCCCGACTTGTCGAAGAGCTGCTGGCCTTCATCGCCGCCGGAGAGGCGGACGAGGAGGCGTTCAACCGCATGGCGCTCGCCGTCTTCGCCCACCAGTTCGAGACCAACGCCCCCTACCGCCGCTTCGCCACCCAGCGGGCGCGCACCCTGCGCACGGTGAAGAGCTGGCGCGACGTGCCCGCCGTGCCGATCAGCGCCTTCAAGGACCTGACGCTGAGCGGACGCCCGCCGGAGGAATGCCCGCACGTCTTCATGACCAGCGGCACGACCAAGGGCGTGCGGGGAAAGAGCCACCACCCGACGCTGGCGGTCTACGACCGCTCCATGACCGTCAATTTCCGCCGCCGCTTCATGGGCGAGTTTGACCGGCTGCGCATGGGCATCCTGTTCCCGACCGAGCAGGCGATGCCCAACTCCTCGCTCGCCCATTATCTGGCGCTGGCCAGGAGCGCGTTCGGGACGGCGGAGAGCCGCTATTTCGTCTCCGACGCCGGGCTGGACGTGGACGGGGCCATCGCCGAGCTGTCCCGCGCCGAGGAAACCGGCGAACCCTATGCCCTGCTGGGGGCGAGCTTCAGCGTCGTGCATCTGATGGACGCGCTGGCCGAGCGGGGGCGGAGCTTCGCCCTGCCGGCGGGCAGCCGCATCCTCGACACCGGCGGCTTCAAGGGCCAGTCGCGCGAGATGGCGGCGGAGGAGTTCTACAGCCGCCTGTCCGCGACCTTCGGCGTGCCGCGCCGGCTGTGCATCAACATGTACGGCATGACCGAGCTGAGCACCCAGTTCTACGACGACGGCAACGAGGCCTGCCCGTCGGTGAAGTCCGGCCCGCACTGGATCCGCAGCCGGGTCATCAACCCGCTGACCGGGCAGGAGGTGCCGCGCGGCAGCGTCGGCGTTCTGGTCCATCACGATCTGGCCCATTTCAACTGCGCGTCGGCCATCCTGACCGAGGATGCGGGGGTGGAGGTGGACGGCGGCTTCCAGCTTCTCGGCCGGGCCGACGGGGCGGACGCCAAGGGCTGCTCCATGGCGGTCGAGGACTTCCTCAAAGCGGCGCGGGCCTCCTGA